DNA from Rhodothermia bacterium:
GCCGCCCCTTATGGCATTTTAAAGGTGAAAGTGGGGACTGACCGCGACCACGAAACCATTGCCGCAATCCGTAGCGTGACGGAAAAGCCGATCCGCGTGGATGCAAACGAGGGTTGGAAGACCAAAGAAGAGGCACTCGACCGGATTGAATGGTTGGCCTCGGAAGGTGTGGAGTTTGTAGAACAGCCCATGCCAGCGGCACAATTGGACGAGATGTCTTGGCTAAAAGCACGTTCGCCGTTACCGCTGATTGCGGATGAGAACTGCGGCAGGTTGCACGATGTTGATGCGTTACAAGAAGCCTTTCATGGCATTAATATCAAAATAGACAAGTCTGGCGGCTTGTTGGAAGGGCGGAAAATGGCCTTGCGTGCCCGTGAATTGGGGCTTTCGGTGATGATTGGCTGCATGTCCTCGGCGTCGGTGGCCATCTCGGCGGCGGGACATTTGGCGCTTTTGGCTGATTATGCCGATTTGGACGGGCACTTGTTGGTGGGGAACGATCCCTATGAAGGTATTTTGGTACAAGATGGGCGGTTGGTGCTTCCCGATTGGCCTGGTCTTGGTGTGCGGCTCCGCGCCTAACGCTCACAGTTTGCCGATAAAAGCCCTGATGCGCAGTTCCCAAACCTTCATTGCGGCCTCGCGCATGATGGCTTTGCTCATTTTTGAAAGCCCTTCGCTACGTTCTGTAAAGATCACTGGGACTTCTTTGATCCTAAATCCAGCCTTCCACGTTCGGTAGTGCATTTCGATTTGGAATGAATAGCCATTGGATTTTACCCGATCCAAGTTTATGTTTTCCAAAACTTTGCGAGAAAAGCATTTAAACCCTGCCGTGGCGTCTTTGATGGGCATTCGGGTGATC
Protein-coding regions in this window:
- a CDS encoding dipeptide epimerase — its product is MISFEYAPLVLQFRHPFGISRWTRTETTSVIVRVIHDGIEGIGEGSPNPRYGENYHSAAAFLRQVDFSGFASPADIEGIMAYVDALAPGEWSAKAALDSALHDWWAKSLGIPLYKAWDIAAQNHLVTSFTIGIDTTEVMVEKTREAAPYGILKVKVGTDRDHETIAAIRSVTEKPIRVDANEGWKTKEEALDRIEWLASEGVEFVEQPMPAAQLDEMSWLKARSPLPLIADENCGRLHDVDALQEAFHGINIKIDKSGGLLEGRKMALRARELGLSVMIGCMSSASVAISAAGHLALLADYADLDGHLLVGNDPYEGILVQDGRLVLPDWPGLGVRLRA